CTAAAACAATAGCTTACATTTGGAAGACTTCTGAATGATAGTGAAATTAGATTGATGCAGATAAACAACGAGTTGAATAACTAATTGCATTATTCAGTAAGATAAAACTCTGTGAAGTTATTAAACAAAATGACATTTCAGATCATACAACACATTCCTTTATcaaaattaaatcataatattagAAAGACACTAGACTTCACCAAACAAGCAGACCAACGATAAAAAGCCAACTATAGTAAAGCAAATGTCTCACAGAAAGCCCAATGACAATTTAGATTAGGAAAATATTGTGTATTATATAGTTTTGAAGTTTTGTATAAAATTGGAAAGTTTGGTCCAGAATCAACAACGAATGTAAAACTCACTGTGGGACTAAGAAATTAGCGTGTCCTGTAGAGAGAAGAGCACCACGAAGCAGTTATTATTTCACTAGTGAGAAGAAGCTCTTCCAAATAATCCACACCCATATCCTCCAACTCCATCACAGATCTCTCACTGCCTCACATGTTCTtccctccttcttcttcttcttcttcttttgcaatATGATCTCCACTTCCAAGACTCTCCTCCTCCTTGAATGCTTGTGAACTCATGAAATGAGAGTTTATTATAGGAAAGTTGAGGATAGCTCTTGGGCCTCTAATGCTTAGGGCAGAACTGCCGTAAGCCATGGCCGCTTCCTCTGCACTATTGAATGTCCCAAGCCATATTCTAATCCCCTTTCTGTTTGAGTCTCTAATCCCAGTAGCATATTTCCCCCATGGCCTTTTCCTCACCCCTCTGTAATGCTTTTCTCCACCCACTTCTGATTTCTTCTTCCTTTCATGCCCAATCTTATCTCTATCTCCATGAGAATTTGATGGCATATCATTTACTCTAACTTTCTTGATAAGAATGGGTTCACTAGAATGGGTTCACTGTgctctcctcctctcttttctaCCTTGAAGGTGTTCATTGCTTTTCCTTTGATGAGCATTTGAGCTTTAGAATGTTCACTTTTATACACAAACCAGTGAATTAAAAAACGTTTGACTTGTGTGTTGAGAAGAACCATAAATAAGATACAATCAAAACAAAAAACTATTGAAATACAATTAAGAATGAGAAAAGTTTATGAACTTCACCTTGCAGGCTGAAGTTATTATCCATCCCTCACTAATATCCTCTTGATGGCATTCTAAATCAACATTCTGCTACACAAGATGTTTTGATAGTCACTCAATATGACAATGTTCTCAAAAGATTTGTTTCCAGGGCATTTATGTTATGTTTATGATAATGTCAAATGGTTCCCACTTGATAGATTCTTTCAAACCCGTTTCTTTAAAAATGTAGTCATAGATAGCAGTTTCATGAAATCAAAAGGTAGTCCACCATCAGTAACCAGAGTTGGCAAGATGGATTGCATTTACCTTTTCCTGGAGCTTCTTAGATGATTATGTCTTATTGATAGAAATGATAAATAGGAAAGTAAATAGATGAAACATAACTGGAAGGGAGGTCATTCACCATGTTGCAAGTCAATGCTTCCTATATATTAGATAAAAAGTCCTATTACATTCATGTTGAATCTAACTTGTCAATTTTAATGAACAAGTATCGATATTTTAGTTATAATTAGTTTGATCTTATGTACACTATTAAGCTCAAAAAAATAATACCACAATCTTGTAGATTTGTTTCAGATCAGTCTTTCACTGAATGTTTTGTAATGCATCCGTTTTATTTAATTCTATCTTACAGTTttctttataaattaaataattataattattgataaaatttaatttttttatttttaatattaaatttcttGGAAGCTTCTAAATATGATTGTTTAAAACATTTTTCATTAACATTTCATATAATATTTCTATGATCTATTATCAAAATTAAGTGAATCAAAGAAGAGAATAATTTACTACAAATTATTTAGAATTTGATATTTTCTAAAAGTGAAACTAAGCTGACACACAGAAACGAAGAGTTGAATAGCTAATTCTATTAAACTAAACCAAACTTCTCATAGAAATTTCTTGAAATCTTCTGGATATGATTGTGTAAATTTTTttccatcaacatttcaaatcatattccatgatccaTAATGAGAATGGAGCAAGCCAAAAAAGAGAATAGTTTACTACAAATTATTTAGAATTGATGTTTCTAAGTGAATTATATCTGTGGTCAAAGGAATTAAAGGCCTTAAAAAACTGAGCTCATGTTTGGAGGACTTTCAAATGACGATGAAACTAGATTGATGCACAGAAACAAAGAGTTCAATAGCTAATTCTAATAAACTAAATCAACTTTCTCACACAATTATCTTGAAAGCTTCTGGATATGATTGTGCAAATATTTTCccatcaatatttcagatcatattccatgatctatcatcaaaataaCATGAGCCAAAGAAGATAATAATTTACATCAAATAATTTAAAATTGATGTTTTCAACTGAACTATATCACTGATCAAAGGAATTGAAGGGCTAAAACAACAACTCACATTTGGGAGACTTTTGAATGAAAGTGAAACTAGATTGACGCAGATAAACAAAGAGTTGAATAACTAATTTCACTATTTAGAATAATGATGTTTCTATAGTTCATAAtgattttaaatagtttttaagaTAAAACTGTATTAAGTTATTTACAAAAATTGACATTTCAGAGTTGAATAACTAATTTCACTATTTAGAATAATGATGTTTCTATAGTTCATAAtgattttaaatagtttttaagaTAAAACTGTATTAAGTTATTTACAAAAATTGACATTTCAGATCATACTGCACAATCCATCGCGAAAATTAGATAATAAAGAGACAAGACAGTTTAAACAAGTGTAAATAACAAACAAGCAGATCAACTATGAACCTGGAAAAAGCCAGTTAAACTAAACTAAATGTCTCACAGAATGCCCAATGATTAGGAAAATATTGGGTATAATATAGTTTTGAAGTTTTATATAAAATTAGCAAGTTTGGTTCAGAATCAACAGTGATTATAAAACACACCGTGGGACTAAGAAATTTGCCTGTCCTGTAATGAAGCAGAGCACCACGAAGCAGTTATTATTTCACTAGTGAGAAGAAGGTCTTCCAAATAGTCCACACCCATATCTTCCAACTCTATCACAGATCTTTGACTGCCCTCACCtgttgtttcttcttctttttcttcttttataaTATGATCTCCACTGTGAAGACTCTCTTTCTCCTCCTTGAATGCTTGTGGACTCATCAAATGAGAGTTTATTATAGGAAAGTTGATGATAGCTCTTGGGCCTCTAATGCTGATGGCAGCTCTGTCATAAGCCATGGCTGCTTCCTCTGCATTATTGAATGTCCCAAGCCATATTCTAATCCCTTTTCTGTTTGAGTCTCTAATCTCAGCAGCATATTTCCCCCATGGCCTTTTTCTCACACCTCTGTAATGCTTTTCTCCCCCAACTTGCTTCCTTTCATGCCCGATCTCATCTCTATCTCCACGAGAACTTAGTGGTATTTCATTTACTCTAACTTTCTTGATAAGAATGGGTCCATTGtattctcctcctctcttgatctgtACCTTGGAGGTGGTCATTGCTTTTCCTTTGATTGGCAGATGAGGATTCCCAATTGAATTGGTTGAGCATTAGAATTTTTCCTTTTATACACAAACCAGTGAATTAAAAAACGTTTGACTCGTGTGTTAAGGAGAGGCCTCGTCAACTTTTGCCGGCCGAAAGACCCGATtgcaaaattttctttgttaaattaGGGATTGGTCTAGAGTTGGACAaattaaaaaaatgacaaaaatgtcGTGTGCTTTGAATATTCTttaggaaataatgataaaaaacatATGGAAGACAGTATAATGTCGTCACATCTCCCATGTTGGTCCACTTTGGCACCTTAGGGTTTTGGAGGTTAGTTCAGATTTCAAAGTTTATTGCACATGGGTGGCCCAACGGTCGTTTTCGTTTTGACGATTTTTAGAAGTACTCGTGAAGTAAGTAATATTACGTGAGGTCATTGCCAATAGTTGATTTGACTCTTACAATCTTTAGATTTGATGAGGTGGCATGGGGCATTCTAGATTTGATGAGGTGGCATGGGGCATTCTACATTTGAGAAAATTTAAATTTATGTTATATTTtggatttcaattaattaataaataaaattaaatatgtatttgattcaaaaatttaaaattgtgtTATATTTTGGATATCAATTgattaataaatagaattaaatatgtatttgacttgaaaattaaaattgtgaatttagGGGAATGGATATCTTTAAGTCCTTGGTTCTAAGTCAAAGAGGTTCTTGTGCTTTTTTATTGGATAGAAAAAACATTTGTGGATGACCTCCATAAAAAAATGTCATGttaaaatttaattaactaattaataaatAAGGTCAAATATGTATTTTGAGTGTTAGATTGACAATAATTGATATTAAAAGAGATTTTAACATTTAATATTTAAGTTTGAGAATCTAGTCAATTAGAAAAAATGTTGATATCAATAGTTCAATTTGAAATTAGAACATTTTACATATTTTAATGAAAGTATAAATTAATCTAGATTAATTTATGAGAGTTAGGACTCATAAATTAGATagttataaaaattattttttaaaaggtATAAAAAGAGATGGTGTTAGTTTTAAATTTGATGAGATATATTTTCTATGTGATTTTGAGATTTGATGAGGTGGCATGGGGTAGTGTTTATATTGTATCTTTGACTTGAAATTTAAAATTATGTTATActttgaatttaaattaattaataaatagggTCAAATGTGTATTTTGAATGTCAGATAATATTTTGTATGGAAAGGGATTTTAAATGTTTAACTTTTGAAATTGAgttaattagaattttttttgttaaatatttcaaattttaaatcaaaatcaaaatttaaaattatgttatactttgaatttcaattaattaataaatagggTCAAATGTGTATTTTGAATGTCAGATAATATTTTGTATGGAAAGGGATTTTAATACTTAAATGTTTAACTTTTCAAATTGAgttaattagaattttttttgttaaatattttaaattttaaatcaaaatagtCTAAGCCTTTTTGTTATAAATGTTAGTTTTAGATTAGAAAGATATCAATTAAACAAATGAATAGAATGAACACAAAGAACACaagaataccctaggaaaaccttcctCCTGAAGGTGAAAAAACCAGCAAACAATCTCATATTATATTAGATCAGAATAAGTATGACTTTACAAGTTTGCTTCAACTCTTGAAGCAATATGAACTGTTGTTCATGAACCCGAGTTGTAATAGGACATCAACCAATCCTCAAATTGATTCGCACATGCTAGAATATGTCTTCAATATGCTGTGAATGGATTCACAGTGTTGAATGTGGAATTCGCTACTCAATGAGGTAATTCACTACCCTAGGAAGTAATTTGTTGATCATGTTATGATTCGCTGACGAGGAGATATCATTCGTTGATCTGATTATGCTCTACTGAAAGAAATAGTTTTTTGAATGCTTCATTGAGTGAATGTTGAATGAATGAACCTTGCATATATATGCCTTAGCCAAACTCATATCATGAGTCAACTCACTAGAGAAGACAATAATAATAATACGATATTCCTCAAAGGGAGCAAACATATAGGGTCGACCCTATATGAGATTTGCAATTTATAAAAGAAACTTATTACATAGGTAAATATAAGGGTCCACATCTTAGACCTATAATTGTCTAAGGCCGATTAGGAAAATTAGACAATTATGTAAGCTATGTTGCCCACTAGAAGGATGTGACCATAGctacaacatcaacactccctcttagctaggtaggAATCCTTCTGAGTTACATAGTGAAATCCACCATGgatactcccagagggtgggtccatcatggctactcctatgtatggaaatgcaaatgaacacaagtgcccatcataAAATCCTCAACATGATTtcgtcatctcatcatgacgttcaccatggctactcccagagggtgaatgaGCGCAAGTACTAattcatggagtctctcacatgaaatccaccatagctactcctagagggtggatccaccatggctactcccagagggtggaacaagggctttcaacTGAAACTTCTCTCACAGAAAAGAATGCACTAACAAGAGTTTGTACCTCAAACTTCTCTTGCAAAAAAGAATGCACTAACAAGAGTTTGTACCTCAAAATTCTCTCACAAataagaatgcattaacaagggcttgcacctcaaaattctctcacagagaagaatgcattaacaagggcttgcacctcaaacttctctcacagagaagaatgcattaaccaaatattcatgatgatgtggctccctcTAAACTTGATATAAACCTACTGACCTCCTCATCCAAATATGTTAGGCTCCCTCTAAAGCTGAAAtttcaagctccctctgaagctgaaatgttaggCTCCCTTTGAAGATGAAATGTTATTTCCTCCTTCCTTGAAGGTATACATCGTAGAGAAAATATGAGAAATGCTTTCAATCATCAACTCACTTTTATAACTGCAAGCAGTAGGCTCTTTCTCCCTTGAATGAAATCTCTTTATATTGAAAGACTGCCTAGATGAGCATGAATAGAAAGAGCAATATCTCCAAAACATGAATGATAGGTCATCCCAAAGTTGTGTCATAATACCATCACAATAAGGAAGAACCTATTCATCCAAAGCATGGAAAATATCTCATAGTaagttgaagaaattgaagcaagACATTCAAATGCAGCTTGTCGTATGTGGACATCTGCAGACAATGTTGTTTCACAAATAAAatgcataatgtaattgcatgaattaataactacatatgaaattTATGAACATTAATCAAACATGGACTACTTATCTCTTTATATTAGTTTGAATAATCAACAATTTTAATGTATGTAAAGTTGCTCCTGATACACGTTCCAGTCAACCTTCCCCGCTGATGATAGAAATTAAACAAATGAACATAATGAACATAGAGAACACAAGAATACCATGGGAAAACCTTCCTCCTGAAGGTGAAAAACCTAGCAAACAATCTCATATTATATTAGATCAGAATAAGTATGACTTTACAAGTTTGCTTCACCTCTTGAAGCAATATGAACTATTGTTCATGAAGCTGAGTTGTAATAGGGCATCAACCAATCCTAAAACTGATTCACACATGCTGGAATATGTCTTCAATATGTTGTGAATAAATTCGTAGTGCTGAATGTGGATTTCATTTCTCAATGAGGTGATTCTCTGATCATGTTATGATTCACTGATGAGGAGATATTATTCATTGAACTAATTATGCTCTGCTAAAAGAAATAGTTCGCTAAATGCTTCATTAAGTGAATGATGAATGAATGAACCTTGTATATATATGCCTTAGCCAACCTCATATCATGAGTCGGCTCACTAAAGAagacaataataataatatgatattCCTCAAAGGGGGCAGACATATATGGTCGACCCTATATGAGATTTGAAACTTACAAAAGCAACTTATTACATAGGTAAATATAAGGATCCATATCTTGGACCTATAATTGTCCAAGACcgattaggccaattagacaattatgTAAGCTATGTTGGTCCCTATAAGGATCCGACCATAGCTACAACATCAACAATACATATATTGATAATTTATTGAGCCTAAGAATTCATAATTTGATTATGTATTCTtctaaagaaaaataatatttaataaaatggtTAAGTTAGAATTTTTACGTAAATGAAATGAATCAAAGTATAAATTAACTTAGATTGATTAAGGAGAGCTAGTACTCATTAACTAGATAGTTATaacaatttttattaaaaaaaaaaatataaaaatgataGGGTTAGTTCTAAATTGCATAAGATACatctaatgcaattttttttttatcaaccaACGGTTGAAgtcaaatatattaaataaaagtaCCATATAAATAATAATATGGTTTAAACATGTCTGATAATTGACCATTCAAAATATAAACCATGACATAGAAAGCCAAAAGCCATCTAAACCATGTCCAAACAAGCCAAAACAACCATCTAGGTTGAAAATGATAGTCCTAAAAAGTACACAGTTTAATCAGACAACCAAAAAGTTTGATAGAAAGCATATGGTAAGACAATCTCCCTGATATCAAATTTCCTAACACTGGAAGGCTTCTTGTCTTCAATATACAAAATGTCAAATCTACGAGGAGGTTTTTCGCCTTTGATCGTGACCATATAAACCTTAGGCAGAGGGCATGCGGGGCTTCACTAGCTAGATAATATTATCgaacatgcattcatattgggagggtttaatatcctaaaaattagggtacaatatattgcctatcagggaaaatagggggttttttaattcaggctatgaaaaagtgcaatatttggcaaaaataagGGGACTTTTAATCCagcctatgtattgggagggggtgacaaaaaaggagcttagggcaatatttttttaaatagggggattctttagtatgctacATGAACGtacgtgctataacctaggttcactaagtgaatccctCGTGGAAAAGGGATAGTGATATTTTCATCTACATTTCTCAAAACATTGCTCAAATCTCCCACTAAAACCAATTTAAAAACGCTCCTACAAAATGCTTCAGCTTTGGTTTTTGGAAGTCCAAAATGCAGAAGGATTGCTATAAACATATATTGGAATCTCCATATTCACCCCATACTTGTGGTCATCTCAAAGAAATCTTCACCCAAGATGTATTTAATTTCCCTAAGAATGACATAATGATACTCATCTAGTACCTCCTTCAAACATTTATCTTTTATTTTGCCAAATAATGGCATTTGTCTCTTGGATGAAATTAATTTGATGGCGGAGTCCATGATCTCTACAACATAAACCCAATCCTACTACAATAGAAGCTTTAGGAGAaaaaaatctatctttgaattCGGAAGGACAAAGAAGAAGAATGAAAATGGTGGAAGCTTGATGGAGAAACAAAATGACGCTCAAACTTAGCAAAATCCACAAAGAATGATAGCACCTGATGCAAATGGATTAGTTGCATCCTTTCTAATAAATTCTCATTCCATGCATGTAATTGCCAAACTTAATGGAAGTGCCTAACTTAATAAGCTCTTTTTAAACTCAACCACCAAATTTTGTTTTCCATTTTTAGAGACCTTCTATGAAAAAGGTATTTAAGTCTTAAGCCACCCCCACAAAACTAGCAAGGATCAATGACTATTACATAGGTAAATATTGTCTAGATCCATCCTTTGACAAAAATCATTTAAATCTCCAtccccaaaaaaaaatttccatttCTTGAAGATCGATCCACCACTAATAAACTGCTATCAAAGATAAAAGAAATATTTTCTAACTTAATCCACTTGACCAATTTTTCATTAAATACCCCAACCCAAGAGGGTGACAATCATTTTTGAAATTGAGGCCTTAGATTTTCCAAGCATCTGTCCCATCACCCAAAAAATTCAACTGTTGGGATCTGCAATACTTAACTTCACATCAAATAGAACTCAGAAAATTGAAAATAATTCTCTCCAATGTTTAATTCTTCATTCCTAAGAAATTAATCTAAACTAAACAACTACTTCTAAATCAATTCGTTGagccaaaaattcaaaattttggaaaaaaaagtaAGTTGAATCACTGTACTCCTGAATCTAAAATCTCCAAAGGTCATGGAACTATAATGTTTTTCTCATTGAATCCATCTACTCCCCTATTTACTAAATGATCTATCATACCATTATCTTATCTAAAAATATGATTAATGGTAAAAGCTTCAAAATTTATGAGAAAATCAATGGCTTTGCTTAAAAAGGAGTTGAGTCTCAAATTTGTGTTTTTTCATGTCCTTGTAGCATTGATAATTATAGCCGAGTCTCCCTCAATTTTCACTTTCTTAAGACCAAGTTCCCTACAGATAGCTAGACCTTCAATAGCATCTTGAAAAAATGCAGCATTATTAGTATCATCTGCTAAAACTTTGGCTTTTTTGGCTTCAATCACTCCATTTGAAGAATGAATTATACATTCATCTCTAGAGGCTCTAGGATTTCCTtgggaagccccatcaaaattcttTTTATACCATCCTTCTTTTGATGGAATGCAAGTTGACAAATCTCAAGATTGTTTTAATGATTCTTCACCCCTATCCCAGCAAAGGGAGGATTTTTCAAGCTAAATTAAAGTCCCTTCATTTTTCTATCCCAGCTAGAAAATTGAGATCTTTTTGGCTTCTAGGTTGAGAGTCTACTATTAACTACTTCCACAATGGCCGCTTCAAGTTTATTCATAAAAGTCTCCCAAGAAAAGTTTTCCCCTTgaaaaattcttctatttctttccttccaaatctcccaaATTAAAACTAATGGAGAAGAAATCCATAATGAATTAAAGAGACTTAATGAATAAGGATTAGGCCAAATTTTGAATAAGCTCAAGATGTCATTTGACAAAGTTGACATCCAACCTACTTTTGTTCATAACCATTGCCAACATTCAGAAGCAAAGGGACATGATAgtaaaatgtaatttatttatcCTTCTTCATTCTCACATAGAACACACATTGATGGGCCTGAATAGCTAATATTCTTAAACCATCTTGTAGTTAATATTCTACCCTATAATGTAGCCCAAGGAAAATAGCCTGCTTTAGGAAGACACTTTTTATCCCAACAAAGAGAAACAAGAAGTCCggttctctcaaagttttatcccAACAAAGAGAAACAAGAAGTTCAGTTCTCTCAACTATTGATTTATAGCCATCCCTTGAGTTATATAACATCCTGAATTTGCCCTTGTCCAAATGATCAAGTCAGATCCTTCATTTATTACTAAAGATCTATTCTGTAGTATGTCCATTAGAGTTTTAATTTCTATTCTATCAACTAGTAAATCCTCAAAGCTTTTCCATTTCCAACCCATCAAGAGGTTCACATCTACGAATTCAATGTAGTCTTTCACAAAATGCCCCACCTTCTTTCTATGATAGCCTTAAGATAATTCTAACCCATCAATTTTTCTATAGTCGAATAACCACCCTATGAATCTTACCAGAAAAGATCTTTTCCTCCATCCTTCACATTCCATGAGATATGATCTGTGATGAGATTTCTACAGTTAAGAATGAAATTCCACGCCCTAGAGCCTTTTGCAGGGTTTTGGActccaaaaataccttcaaaactcATATCTTCCAagtatttccctttaagaattctaacacatttccaattggaatCCTTAcagattttcaaaattaatttttctcCTAGAGCTTTTTTTTTCCATAATTGATTCCTCAATCCAACATACCCCAAATATTTTGGTTTGCAAATCTTTTCCCAAGATATCAaaaccttttttctttttttttggccaTTTCTTGCCAAAATAAAGATCTCATTTTCTTAACTAAATTTGTGTTTTCTTTGATTAAAAGATATAGGCAAGACATAAGGCAAATGAGAATTATAATTCTACTTGCCCAAGAAAGCCATTTTGTTTTCTAGGAATCCATTTTTATCCATCCCTTCTCCCATCAGATCCCAAGCTTTGGTTGCTCTCAAATCCTTATCTAAGGGCAAACCTAGATATGGACATGGAAGtttcccttccttgaatctcaactGATCTAAGATTTGATTCTCTATCCCCATCTTCACATTAAAAAAGAAAAGTTCTTATTTATCTTGGTTTACCTGTTGACCTAAAGCTTTAGCATATATTCTAAGTATTTTCTTGAGTTAGTTGCTTCTCTTCTATCAACTTGACCAAATAACATAGTATCatttgcaaattgttgatgagtaacAAAGTCAACTGAATTATTGATATTTATGCCTCTAATTAGGCCATCCTATTGATATTTATAGAAAGTTCAGCCCAAAGATTCtaccatgatgatgaaaaggaagggaTAAATAGGATCTCCCTATCGAAGACCTCTAGAAGAATCAAATAAGCCTTGAGGAGATCTATTAATTAAAACTGAAAAACATGGAATTgacatataataaaaaataaaattgatccaCATTTTGGAGAAACCAAAAGCCTCTAAACATTTACATAAAAACCTCCAGtcaactttatcatatgccttACTGATATCCAATTTGATGAGCATACTTGGATTCTTATTGTTTTGAATAGAATGAATGACTTCTTGAGCAATGATCACTCCATCCAATATGGATCTTCTCAGAACAAATCTTGTTTTTTTTTATAAGATTATAGATGGAAGAATTCACTTCAATATATTAGTTAAGACTTTTGAAAAGATCTTATAAACTATATTACAAAAGGAAATGGGCCTAAATTGATCCAATTTAAAAGATATTTCTCTATTAGGAATTGAGACAATGAAGATTTTATTGAACTCTTTCATAACATTTCCTGAGTTACTTGTTGCCTCTAAGGCCTCAGTTAACTCAATCCCTAAGATttgccaacatttttgaaaaaaacgGGTTGGGAATCCATGTGGCCTTGGAGATTTGTCTAGATGAAGTTGATTGAGAGCAATTTCTACTGCTTGTTTAGAAAATTTATTATTGAGCATTAAATTATCATCTACACAAAATTATGCTTGGAATATTCATTAATAGTTTATTTTGAGAACCCAAATCTGACCCATCCCAATTGTTTAAGATTTCTGCAAAGAAGGATGTCTCATTTTTCTAAGATAGCATAAAGATCTTCAACCATATTTCCTTGCTCATTTTTAATCCTcgagattttatttatttcttttctttgtttaGTACTATTATGGAAAAAATTTGAATTTGTATCTCCCTCAGAGAGCCAAACatccctagatttttgtctccaaaaggtTTCCTCATTCACTAAAATTTCTTCATAGGCCTAGAGAAGCTCCTTCTCCTTAATAAAAACTATTTTGATCCATCCCATGATCTATAACCTCTTTGTTTAGTATCTCCATTCCGTTTTCCACTCTTATTTTgacttgaaaaatgtttagaaattgcTCTCTATTCCATATAAGGAGATTTTGTTTGATCTTTAATTTAGACATGAAAAAAAATAGTTTGGATCCTTCAAACCTTGCTTCTTTCCACCATTTTTTGACCAATTGAAAAAAAATTTGATCcctcatccacattttttcaaacttaaatggACAATTTAAGGGTTTCTTATCACCAAAGAGTTCTAACTATATCGGGTAGTGGTCTAACCTAGATATTGgtagaattaaatattttaatgtgaAAGGGATTTAGGAAACATcttttctaaataaaaaattatCCAAATTCTTAGCTATGTA
This genomic stretch from Cryptomeria japonica chromosome 8, Sugi_1.0, whole genome shotgun sequence harbors:
- the LOC131046821 gene encoding ethylene-responsive transcription factor ERF095-like; translation: MTTSKVQIKRGGEYNGPILIKKVRVNEIPLSSRGDRDEIGHERKQVGGEKHYRGVRKRPWGKYAAEIRDSNRKGIRIWLGTFNNAEEAAMAYDRAAISIRGPRAIINFPIINSHLMSPQAFKEEKESLHSGDHIIKEEKEEETTGEGSQRSVIELEDMGVDYLEDLLLTSEIITASWCSASLQDRQIS
- the LOC131046762 gene encoding ethylene-response factor C3-like — translated: MPSNSHGDRDKIGHERKKKSEVGGEKHYRGVRKRPWGKYATGIRDSNRKGIRIWLGTFNSAEEAAMAYGSSALSIRGPRAILNFPIINSHFMSSQAFKEEESLGSGDHIAKEEEEEEGGKNM